In the genome of Granulibacter bethesdensis CGDNIH1, one region contains:
- a CDS encoding DUF1127 domain-containing protein yields MTTTTFNQGLLSSRSLPAQIVAVHGSVRQQLKAVHQRLQNERARRCTARILAARTDQELDDLGLHRGQLRIERTGLFD; encoded by the coding sequence ATGACCACCACGACCTTCAATCAGGGTTTGCTTTCCTCCCGCAGCCTGCCCGCACAAATCGTTGCCGTCCATGGCTCCGTGCGCCAGCAGTTGAAGGCTGTTCACCAGCGCCTGCAGAACGAGCGCGCCCGGCGTTGTACAGCCCGCATTCTGGCAGCCCGCACGGATCAGGAACTGGACGATCTGGGTCTGCATCGTGGTCAGCTGCGCATCGAGCGCACCGGTCTGTTCGACTGA
- the rsmA gene encoding 16S rRNA (adenine(1518)-N(6)/adenine(1519)-N(6))-dimethyltransferase RsmA has product MTEAAVGTVPGSPLALPPLRDVIARHGLEARKALGQHFLLDPHLMARIVREAGPMQGRTAIEIGPGPGGLTRALLETAAERVVAIELDHRAIPALEELAGFYPDRLTVLEADAMRADLGTLTTGPRRIVANLPYNVGTPLLVGWLRQAALFESMTLMFQQEVAERICAAPGSDAYGRLGVLAQWTCRVEMLMSVPPGAFHPPPKVYSAVAALWPREEQPSPALFTAMERVTAAAFGQRRKMLRGALKSLGGEGLLSRAGIAGDRRAETLTIEEFDRLARTSLGGDQ; this is encoded by the coding sequence ATGACTGAGGCGGCTGTGGGGACAGTGCCTGGTTCCCCTTTGGCGCTTCCGCCCTTACGCGACGTTATTGCCCGGCATGGGCTGGAAGCCCGCAAGGCGCTGGGTCAGCATTTTCTGCTCGATCCGCATCTGATGGCGCGAATCGTGCGGGAAGCTGGCCCGATGCAGGGCCGTACAGCGATCGAGATCGGGCCGGGGCCGGGCGGCCTGACCCGTGCCTTGCTTGAGACTGCGGCAGAGCGGGTGGTGGCGATTGAACTCGATCATCGGGCAATCCCGGCGCTGGAGGAGCTTGCCGGTTTCTATCCGGATCGTCTGACGGTGCTGGAAGCGGATGCGATGCGGGCCGATCTTGGCACGCTGACCACGGGGCCGAGACGCATTGTCGCCAACCTGCCTTACAATGTCGGCACGCCCCTTCTGGTTGGCTGGTTGCGTCAGGCGGCGCTGTTCGAGAGCATGACCCTGATGTTCCAGCAGGAAGTAGCGGAACGCATCTGTGCTGCACCGGGCAGCGATGCTTACGGTCGTCTGGGGGTGTTGGCCCAGTGGACCTGTCGGGTGGAAATGCTGATGTCGGTGCCGCCCGGAGCCTTTCATCCGCCTCCGAAAGTGTATTCCGCTGTGGCAGCGCTGTGGCCTCGTGAGGAACAACCATCCCCGGCTTTGTTCACGGCGATGGAGCGGGTCACGGCGGCTGCATTCGGTCAGCGGCGCAAAATGTTGCGCGGTGCCCTCAAATCATTAGGGGGCGAAGGGTTGCTGTCCCGCGCGGGTATTGCCGGTGATCGTCGGGCGGAGACCTTGACGATCGAGGAATTTGACCGTCTGGCACGCACCAGCCTCGGCGGCGACCAATAA
- a CDS encoding peptidylprolyl isomerase, protein MAVDRFRALLLAGLALSSAQPALAASHGGSAAGKAKAPASSPDETSIVAVVNGDVISKGDVDARRRLFAMSTGLPMSKEVLDRLTPQVLRQLVDEKLRLQEIQRRGIVITDSDIAHSIQGMEQRNGMQPDALRHKLAADGVSMRTLIDQIRVQLGWTRVLRQQLGERVRISDKEIQDEEELLASQKGQTEYRVSEIFIPVDDPSRAQAAHDFADTVIQQLRSGAPFPVVAAQFSQSQTALEGGDLGWVQPNQLDPQVVSVLKEMPPGAISNPIDVAGGIEIVALRGKRIIGNDQGTALSIRQVFYPFTTPLNPAAPTDQQRKTLEHAKAAAAAMHDCAAVEAASKAMGGSRPSDPGELRLESINPPQFRALLASLPVGQPSQPIVSQDGIAIMMVCSRTQKNFGLPGKEDISNQILGERVETASRQLQRELRRRALIDMRGHD, encoded by the coding sequence ATGGCTGTTGACCGTTTTCGCGCCCTTCTTCTTGCCGGTCTGGCATTGTCTTCTGCTCAGCCGGCCCTGGCTGCATCCCATGGGGGGAGTGCCGCCGGCAAGGCAAAGGCACCCGCTTCTTCGCCTGATGAGACCAGTATCGTCGCGGTTGTGAATGGCGATGTCATCAGCAAGGGCGATGTGGATGCGCGTCGGCGGCTGTTTGCCATGTCCACAGGCCTGCCAATGTCAAAGGAGGTGCTGGATCGTCTGACTCCGCAGGTCCTGCGTCAGTTGGTGGACGAAAAATTGCGGCTCCAGGAAATCCAGCGTCGTGGTATCGTCATCACCGACAGCGATATTGCCCACTCCATTCAGGGGATGGAGCAGCGGAACGGTATGCAGCCGGATGCGCTGCGCCACAAACTGGCTGCGGATGGGGTCAGCATGCGTACGCTGATCGACCAGATTCGTGTTCAGTTAGGCTGGACCCGGGTGCTGCGTCAGCAGCTGGGGGAGCGTGTCAGGATCAGCGACAAGGAAATCCAGGACGAGGAAGAACTGCTGGCATCCCAGAAAGGCCAGACGGAATATCGCGTTTCGGAAATTTTCATCCCCGTCGATGATCCCTCCCGTGCGCAGGCAGCCCATGATTTTGCCGATACGGTCATCCAGCAACTGCGCAGCGGAGCACCTTTTCCCGTTGTCGCCGCCCAGTTCAGCCAGAGTCAGACCGCACTTGAGGGCGGTGATCTGGGATGGGTGCAGCCCAATCAGCTTGATCCGCAGGTTGTGTCGGTGCTGAAGGAAATGCCTCCCGGGGCGATCAGCAACCCGATCGACGTGGCGGGGGGGATCGAGATCGTGGCCCTGCGCGGCAAGCGGATCATCGGTAATGATCAGGGGACTGCCTTATCGATCCGACAGGTTTTCTATCCGTTTACGACCCCGCTCAATCCGGCAGCGCCCACGGATCAGCAGCGGAAAACGCTGGAGCATGCGAAGGCCGCCGCCGCTGCTATGCATGATTGTGCCGCAGTCGAGGCCGCCAGCAAGGCGATGGGAGGATCGCGGCCCTCCGATCCCGGTGAGCTGCGTCTGGAAAGCATTAATCCGCCGCAGTTTCGTGCCCTTCTGGCTTCTCTGCCGGTGGGTCAGCCGAGCCAGCCGATCGTCTCTCAGGACGGTATTGCCATCATGATGGTGTGCAGCCGGACCCAGAAGAATTTCGGTCTGCCCGGCAAGGAGGATATTTCCAATCAGATTCTGGGCGAACGTGTTGAAACCGCCAGCCGTCAGCTTCAGCGTGAGCTGCGCCGTCGCGCCCTGATCGATATGCGGGGCCATGACTGA
- a CDS encoding LPS-assembly protein LptD: protein MKTRLVLPGLTASVHDHRLSLFLVVMSACMLAGGASAFAQVSSLQASDSLFNQFNQTSSPGASGSSALEPAMVGSDPNGASAPPPVAAPSPRKKGSTVSGQTPVTFTADHLTYDRDGALVSAEGHVEAWQGDHVLRADKVTYDRNTNVAAASGNVVLLEPDGEVLFSDYAELSQGMKDGVMKNMRALLKFNGRLVANGMRRTDGKVNDMSRVLYTTCNLCLDDPKKPPFWQIRAFTGTQDLEEKKIEYQDAVMEIYGIPVLYLPYMSHPDPSVRRKSGFMVPGIGQSGYLGVFARVPYYLVIDDSSDVTLTATLPSQTGPQLQAYYRKKFNSGDMQINVAAAYVASSSRTDSNAYYDPIRPGFQGLIFAKGEFVYDDTWRYGFNLNNATSAAYLRDYHISGVGTNVLSNNIYLEGFGQGSYTRLNAMSYQGISGSFANSTVPYVLPHYIYEYAGQPDSLGGHFSLRTDDFSVLREKGVSDQRASLSLNWDRPAIGRFGDLWKFTLHGDTVAYNATGLNQQPVYAPYTSTTDARALPQAAVEVRVPLARTAGQWGTQVVEPIAQLIVAPNTGGGGYRYFPNEDSLVTQFTDANLFSLNRFNGLDRMEGGIRANVGLHASWKYKTTMLDGLVGQSYRTHRDDTFMPGLGLSDRASDIVGRVSLSGIGYDLTTRGRFDHKSGRIHYGEAVASFGPSWLRASVGYLYTAENNFYDLTYAPGTVLPASTPVYQLVTTPRNEAMLGLSTHYEHWRFSAYARRNLEAEQMVALGGDIAYENECFILAMRLYKRYTSILNDTGNETIMFSLTFKTLGSFGFRAF, encoded by the coding sequence ATGAAGACGCGGTTGGTCCTGCCAGGGCTGACGGCTTCTGTTCATGATCACCGCCTGTCATTGTTTCTGGTAGTGATGTCCGCATGCATGCTGGCCGGAGGGGCTTCGGCCTTTGCCCAGGTCAGTTCCCTGCAGGCGAGTGACAGCCTGTTCAATCAGTTCAACCAGACATCCTCCCCCGGTGCCAGCGGTTCCTCGGCGCTGGAGCCTGCCATGGTGGGCAGCGATCCGAACGGAGCCTCCGCCCCTCCGCCCGTGGCGGCCCCTTCACCACGCAAAAAAGGCTCTACGGTCAGTGGCCAGACGCCGGTCACCTTCACCGCCGATCATCTGACATATGACCGTGACGGCGCGCTGGTCAGTGCGGAGGGGCATGTAGAAGCGTGGCAGGGCGACCACGTGCTGCGCGCCGACAAGGTCACGTATGATCGTAACACCAATGTTGCCGCCGCATCCGGCAATGTGGTGCTGCTGGAGCCGGATGGCGAGGTTCTGTTCAGCGATTACGCCGAACTCAGTCAGGGCATGAAAGACGGCGTGATGAAAAACATGCGCGCCCTGCTGAAATTCAACGGTCGTCTGGTTGCCAACGGCATGCGTCGTACCGATGGCAAGGTCAATGACATGAGCCGGGTGCTCTACACGACCTGTAACCTGTGTCTGGATGACCCGAAAAAGCCGCCTTTCTGGCAGATCCGCGCCTTTACCGGCACACAGGATCTGGAGGAGAAAAAAATCGAATATCAGGATGCGGTGATGGAGATTTACGGCATTCCGGTGCTGTACCTCCCTTACATGTCGCATCCTGATCCTTCGGTGAGGCGCAAGAGCGGCTTCATGGTGCCCGGGATCGGCCAGTCCGGCTATCTGGGTGTTTTTGCCCGGGTTCCGTACTATCTGGTGATCGACGACTCATCCGATGTCACTCTGACCGCGACCCTGCCCTCGCAGACCGGACCGCAATTGCAGGCCTATTACCGGAAGAAGTTCAATAGCGGGGACATGCAGATCAATGTGGCGGCCGCCTATGTGGCGTCGTCCAGCCGCACCGATAGTAACGCCTATTACGATCCGATCCGGCCCGGTTTTCAGGGATTGATCTTCGCGAAGGGCGAATTCGTCTATGACGATACGTGGCGTTACGGCTTCAATCTGAACAATGCGACCTCGGCTGCCTATCTGCGCGATTATCATATTTCCGGTGTCGGCACGAACGTCCTGTCGAACAATATCTACCTGGAGGGCTTCGGTCAGGGTTCCTATACCCGTCTGAATGCGATGTCCTATCAGGGGATCAGCGGCTCCTTCGCCAATTCGACGGTTCCTTATGTCCTGCCGCATTATATCTATGAATATGCGGGGCAGCCGGATTCACTGGGAGGACATTTCTCGCTCAGGACCGATGATTTCAGCGTCCTGCGCGAGAAAGGCGTTTCGGATCAGAGAGCCTCGCTCAGTCTCAACTGGGACCGGCCTGCCATCGGGCGCTTCGGCGATCTGTGGAAATTCACGCTGCATGGGGATACGGTCGCCTATAATGCGACGGGGCTGAACCAGCAGCCGGTCTATGCACCCTATACCAGCACAACCGATGCGCGTGCTTTGCCCCAGGCGGCGGTCGAGGTCCGGGTGCCGCTGGCCCGCACTGCGGGCCAGTGGGGCACACAGGTGGTCGAGCCGATCGCCCAGTTGATCGTCGCCCCCAATACAGGCGGAGGCGGGTATCGCTATTTCCCCAATGAAGACAGTCTGGTGACGCAGTTTACCGATGCCAATCTGTTTTCGCTCAACCGTTTCAACGGCCTTGACCGTATGGAAGGCGGCATCCGGGCCAATGTCGGTCTTCATGCCTCCTGGAAATACAAGACCACGATGCTGGATGGGCTGGTCGGTCAGTCCTACCGGACCCATCGGGATGATACATTCATGCCCGGGCTGGGTCTGTCCGACCGTGCCTCGGATATTGTGGGGCGGGTCAGCCTGAGCGGCATCGGATATGATCTGACCACACGGGGCCGTTTCGATCACAAGAGCGGCCGGATCCATTACGGGGAGGCCGTGGCATCCTTCGGACCATCATGGCTGCGCGCCAGTGTGGGATATCTGTATACGGCGGAGAATAATTTTTACGATCTGACCTATGCGCCCGGTACGGTGCTGCCTGCCTCTACGCCTGTCTATCAGCTGGTCACGACACCGCGTAACGAAGCCATGCTCGGCCTGTCGACGCATTATGAGCATTGGCGCTTCAGCGCCTATGCGCGTCGTAATCTGGAAGCCGAGCAGATGGTGGCGCTGGGGGGCGACATTGCTTACGAGAATGAGTGCTTCATTTTGGCGATGCGTTTGTACAAACGCTATACCTCGATCCTGAATGATACCGGGAACGAGACCATCATGTTCTCTCTGACGTTTAAAACGCTGGGATCGTTTGGCTTCCGGGCTTTCTAG
- the lptG gene encoding LPS export ABC transporter permease LptG produces the protein MIRALTLSSYITRVFLAAALVVLVALTLLVGLFDFIELLRRAATKPDVSFGLVSTIAALRLPWMSITILPFAVLLGGIGAFWRLTRSSELVVARAAGISAWQFLALPVGAAALLGMLAMTVISPLSSVMLSRAEQLDNTYLRTSGGPMRLAGGQLWLRQSDPGLDPHGVSIIHAMQVAAHKNSLQASSITVFRLDSEDRLVQRIEAATARLVSGQWVLDNARVLRPSHLPDPPHTVEIPTDLTVRRIQESFASPDTLSFWSLPDFIRLLDRSGFSSLRHRLRFQSLLALPLLCATMALVAAGFSMRPSRRGGVAKMIGSGVAAGFCLFVVSKVAEEFGQSGTVPVVLAAWAPSVAGLMLAVALLLHLEDG, from the coding sequence ATGATCCGCGCCTTGACCCTGTCATCCTATATCACCCGGGTTTTTCTGGCCGCAGCGCTGGTTGTTCTCGTTGCCCTTACTCTGCTGGTCGGGTTGTTCGATTTCATTGAATTGCTACGTCGGGCGGCGACCAAGCCGGATGTCTCATTCGGGCTGGTTTCGACCATCGCGGCGCTGCGACTGCCGTGGATGAGCATCACCATCCTGCCTTTCGCGGTTTTGCTGGGGGGAATTGGGGCATTCTGGCGGCTTACCCGATCCTCGGAACTGGTGGTGGCCCGGGCTGCGGGCATCTCCGCCTGGCAGTTTCTGGCGCTGCCGGTCGGGGCTGCTGCCCTGCTGGGGATGCTGGCCATGACGGTGATCAGTCCGCTCTCATCGGTCATGCTGTCGCGTGCAGAGCAACTCGATAACACCTATCTGCGAACCAGCGGCGGGCCGATGCGGCTGGCAGGCGGCCAGCTTTGGCTGCGTCAGTCCGATCCTGGGCTGGACCCGCACGGTGTGTCGATCATCCATGCAATGCAGGTGGCAGCCCATAAAAACAGTCTGCAAGCCTCTTCCATCACTGTTTTCCGGCTGGATTCCGAGGATCGCCTGGTCCAGCGGATCGAGGCGGCAACAGCCAGACTGGTCTCCGGCCAATGGGTTTTGGACAATGCCAGAGTCTTGCGTCCCAGCCATCTGCCGGACCCGCCGCATACTGTGGAGATCCCGACCGATCTGACCGTACGGCGTATTCAGGAAAGCTTTGCCTCCCCCGATACGCTGTCATTCTGGAGCCTGCCGGATTTTATCCGCCTGCTGGATCGGTCGGGGTTTTCATCGTTGCGGCATCGTCTGCGTTTTCAGTCTCTGCTGGCCCTTCCTTTGTTATGTGCCACCATGGCGCTGGTGGCGGCGGGGTTTTCCATGCGACCCTCCCGTCGGGGCGGGGTTGCCAAAATGATTGGCAGTGGTGTGGCGGCCGGATTCTGTCTGTTCGTCGTCTCCAAAGTGGCAGAGGAATTCGGGCAGTCCGGCACTGTTCCGGTGGTGCTGGCGGCATGGGCGCCTTCGGTCGCCGGGTTGATGCTGGCAGTGGCGCTGCTGCTGCATCTGGAAGACGGCTGA
- the lptF gene encoding LPS export ABC transporter permease LptF produces the protein MSLRLTTLDRYVMRQLLVALVACTCGLVALIWLTQSLRFIELVVNRGLSVFVFLKLTGLLIPSFVAVIIPITTYVVVQFVYQRLAGDRELTVMRAAGLSSWVMARPALLVALLTMLLSFVLNLWIVPAAFSAFREYQWEIRNKMAAFLLQDGVFTPVSDDMIVYIRKRDADGTLHGILIDDARKADSHATIIAQRGRMEQGSNGAPQVVLESGSRQELDRHTGRLNILTFNENTISLEQSGKDEQRSRDANEMSLTELLHPDPSQVMARDIPKLRVEAHRRLSGPLNVLSFAVVALVSVLNGAFRRHGGLLRPGVAALVVVALLAVGLAVANAAAKLPQLIPLIWIAAVAPGMAGAWIMFWPEWRGRTSFREAGHNRFASLPPSGAR, from the coding sequence ATGAGCCTGAGACTGACGACACTCGATCGATATGTGATGCGCCAGTTGCTGGTTGCGCTGGTCGCCTGCACCTGCGGGCTGGTGGCGCTGATCTGGCTGACCCAGTCGCTGCGTTTCATAGAACTTGTGGTCAATCGCGGCCTGTCCGTTTTTGTGTTCCTGAAACTGACCGGCCTGCTGATCCCCAGCTTTGTGGCGGTGATCATTCCCATCACGACTTATGTTGTGGTCCAATTCGTGTATCAGCGTTTGGCAGGGGATCGGGAATTGACGGTCATGCGGGCGGCCGGGCTGTCCAGCTGGGTCATGGCGCGCCCGGCGCTGCTGGTGGCACTGCTGACAATGCTGCTGTCCTTCGTCCTGAATCTGTGGATCGTGCCGGCGGCCTTCAGTGCGTTCCGGGAGTATCAGTGGGAAATCCGCAACAAGATGGCGGCTTTCCTGTTGCAGGATGGCGTGTTTACCCCCGTTTCCGATGACATGATCGTCTACATACGCAAACGCGACGCGGACGGGACATTGCATGGCATCCTGATTGATGATGCCCGCAAGGCCGACAGCCATGCGACGATCATCGCCCAGCGTGGGCGGATGGAGCAGGGTAGCAATGGTGCGCCTCAGGTCGTGCTGGAAAGCGGCAGCCGGCAGGAGCTGGACCGCCATACGGGTCGGCTGAATATTCTGACTTTCAACGAGAACACGATCAGCCTCGAACAATCCGGCAAGGATGAACAGCGGTCGCGCGATGCCAATGAAATGTCGCTGACCGAGCTTTTGCATCCCGATCCTTCACAGGTGATGGCGCGGGATATTCCAAAGTTGAGGGTGGAGGCGCACAGGCGTCTGTCTGGTCCGCTCAATGTTCTGTCTTTTGCGGTGGTGGCGCTCGTTTCGGTGTTGAACGGCGCTTTTCGTCGACATGGTGGTCTGCTGCGTCCGGGTGTGGCGGCGCTGGTGGTGGTGGCTTTGCTGGCTGTTGGACTGGCCGTGGCGAATGCTGCGGCAAAACTGCCGCAACTGATTCCCCTGATCTGGATTGCAGCTGTTGCGCCCGGTATGGCCGGGGCCTGGATCATGTTCTGGCCGGAATGGCGCGGGAGAACATCTTTCAGGGAGGCGGGTCACAACAGGTTTGCCAGTCTTCCTCCGTCAGGGGCGCGTTAA
- a CDS encoding L-threonylcarbamoyladenylate synthase, which yields MADILPCTTALLTEPEAAGRLLRQGALVAFPTETVWGLGADATCADAVARIFAAKDRPRFNPLICHLPDAESAFTHGIADDRARALAAAFWPGPLTMVLRRNPDSPVSLLASAGQETLALRVPALDLARRMLVAAGCPVAAPSANRSGRVSPTSRDHVMEGLAGRIDAVLDGPDCMVGVESTVIDLSGPSAILLRPGGVSREALRDVIGDVTVLSAPEGGADGSREQVLLSPGMMRSHYAPSLTVRLDAVSVAADEALLAFGPPLPGAGLVWNLSAAGDVIEAATRLFSGLRTLDSKGRQRGLRGIACMRVPMQGLGEAINDRLARAAAPREMPSDAVGEP from the coding sequence ATGGCTGACATTTTGCCCTGCACGACCGCCTTGCTGACAGAGCCGGAGGCGGCGGGCAGGCTGTTGCGTCAGGGCGCGCTGGTGGCGTTTCCGACCGAAACGGTCTGGGGGCTGGGGGCTGATGCGACCTGTGCCGATGCCGTGGCGCGGATTTTTGCCGCCAAGGATCGGCCGCGTTTCAATCCGCTGATCTGCCACTTGCCGGATGCGGAATCCGCTTTTACCCATGGTATCGCAGATGACAGGGCGCGGGCGCTGGCGGCTGCATTCTGGCCGGGGCCGCTGACCATGGTGTTGCGGCGGAACCCGGACAGTCCTGTGAGCCTGCTGGCCAGTGCCGGGCAGGAGACACTGGCATTGCGTGTGCCCGCTCTCGATCTGGCCCGCAGGATGCTGGTGGCGGCAGGGTGCCCGGTGGCAGCGCCTTCCGCGAACCGGTCGGGACGGGTGTCTCCCACCAGCCGTGATCATGTCATGGAGGGGCTGGCCGGGCGTATCGACGCCGTGCTGGATGGGCCGGACTGCATGGTGGGGGTGGAGTCGACCGTGATTGATCTCAGCGGTCCTTCAGCGATCCTGTTGCGTCCGGGCGGTGTGTCCCGCGAGGCGTTGCGGGATGTCATCGGGGATGTGACGGTTTTATCCGCTCCGGAAGGGGGGGCGGACGGAAGCAGGGAACAGGTGTTGCTCTCGCCCGGTATGATGCGTTCTCATTATGCGCCTTCCCTGACCGTGCGGCTTGATGCGGTATCGGTTGCCGCTGATGAGGCGTTGCTGGCTTTTGGGCCGCCTTTGCCCGGGGCTGGGCTGGTGTGGAATTTAAGCGCTGCCGGAGATGTGATTGAGGCCGCCACGCGCCTGTTTTCAGGGTTGAGAACCCTGGATAGCAAGGGGAGGCAACGGGGTCTGCGAGGGATCGCCTGTATGCGCGTGCCGATGCAAGGGTTGGGCGAGGCCATCAATGATCGTCTGGCCCGTGCGGCGGCCCCGCGTGAGATGCCATCCGACGCGGTGGGGGAGCCATAA
- the cysQ gene encoding 3'(2'),5'-bisphosphate nucleotidase CysQ, producing MNDIEALALAAELAQQAASIIMTIRSRGFDVIHKSDHSPVTEADHAAEKAILAGLRAATPQWPVVAEEEVAAGLMTAPADTFWLVDPLDGTREFTAGTRDFTVNVGLIRHGRPVLGAVALPAYGELFLGIPGQGAWKRDADGERPIHVRTPPAEGLTVMASRHYADDPRLAEFLGQRKVAALSNIGSAAKFCRLAEGEADLYPRLGRTMEWDTAAPQAVLEAAGGSVLTFDGQRLGYGKPGWENPHFICNGAHG from the coding sequence ATGAATGACATTGAAGCACTGGCCCTGGCGGCTGAACTGGCACAGCAGGCGGCCTCGATTATCATGACGATCCGCTCCCGCGGGTTCGACGTGATCCATAAATCCGATCACAGCCCGGTCACCGAGGCCGATCATGCAGCGGAAAAGGCGATCCTTGCCGGTCTGCGTGCCGCCACACCGCAATGGCCGGTGGTGGCGGAGGAGGAGGTCGCAGCGGGTCTGATGACCGCCCCCGCCGATACGTTCTGGCTGGTCGATCCGCTGGACGGTACCCGGGAGTTCACCGCCGGAACACGGGATTTCACGGTGAATGTCGGCCTGATCCGTCATGGCCGACCCGTTCTGGGAGCCGTGGCGCTGCCTGCTTACGGGGAGCTGTTTCTGGGCATTCCAGGGCAAGGCGCATGGAAGCGGGATGCTGATGGCGAAAGGCCGATCCATGTCCGCACACCACCGGCGGAAGGGCTGACCGTCATGGCTTCCCGCCACTATGCCGATGATCCGCGTCTGGCGGAGTTCCTGGGTCAGCGCAAGGTTGCAGCCCTCAGTAATATCGGCTCGGCGGCCAAATTCTGCCGTCTGGCGGAAGGCGAGGCCGATCTGTATCCGCGTCTGGGCCGCACGATGGAATGGGATACGGCTGCACCGCAGGCGGTTCTGGAGGCTGCCGGAGGGTCGGTCCTCACTTTTGATGGTCAGAGGCTCGGCTATGGCAAGCCGGGATGGGAAAATCCGCATTTCATCTGTAATGGCGCGCATGGCTGA
- a CDS encoding leucyl aminopeptidase → MLDIAFAKAALPKNGALVLFLAPGETPSGLVEAADKATGGAITRAISIADFKAEHGKSLNLLAPGAGLSRIVLIGLGKDVPTQTSLEEAGGAAWPSIAKENTAAIAAPTLSNEQIAFIAHGATLRSYRFDRYRTDEKADAKPTLTKLTVLTTDIASTRAALAPLRAIAEGVFLTRDLVSEPANVLYPAEFAERCRKLTTLGLKVEILGPKELTKLGFGALLGVAQGSEREARVVIMQWNGAGARSKEKPVCFIGKGVTFDTGGISIKPAAGMEDMKWDMGGAGTVTGLMAALAARKAKVNAIGIIGLVENMPSGTAQRPGDVVTSYSGQTIEVINTDAEGRLVLADVLWYAQQKYDPRIMIDLATLTGAIIIGLGHEYAGLFSNDDTLAEQIAKAGAATNEKVWRMPMHPAYDRQIRSDIADVKNVGGRPAGSITAAQFLQRFVNGKPWAHLDIAGMAWLTHDTSLAEKGAAGYGVRLLDRLVAEYYEG, encoded by the coding sequence ATGCTCGATATCGCTTTTGCCAAAGCTGCCCTGCCCAAAAACGGGGCACTGGTTCTGTTTCTTGCGCCCGGCGAAACACCGTCGGGCCTTGTCGAAGCAGCGGACAAGGCTACGGGCGGGGCCATTACCCGCGCCATCTCCATCGCCGATTTCAAGGCAGAGCATGGCAAAAGCCTCAATCTGCTTGCCCCCGGTGCCGGCCTGTCCCGTATCGTGCTGATCGGTCTGGGCAAGGATGTGCCGACCCAGACATCTCTGGAAGAAGCCGGTGGTGCCGCATGGCCCTCCATTGCGAAGGAAAACACGGCCGCCATTGCAGCCCCGACCCTGTCCAACGAACAGATTGCGTTCATCGCGCATGGGGCCACATTACGGTCCTACCGCTTCGATCGCTATCGCACCGATGAAAAAGCGGATGCCAAACCGACACTGACCAAACTGACCGTTCTGACCACCGATATTGCCAGCACCCGCGCCGCTCTGGCCCCGCTGCGCGCCATTGCCGAAGGCGTGTTCCTGACCCGCGATCTGGTGAGTGAGCCTGCGAACGTGCTCTATCCGGCGGAATTCGCGGAACGCTGCCGCAAGCTGACCACGCTCGGCCTGAAAGTCGAAATCCTTGGCCCGAAGGAGCTGACCAAACTCGGCTTCGGCGCCCTGCTGGGTGTTGCTCAAGGCAGCGAACGCGAAGCCCGTGTGGTGATAATGCAGTGGAACGGAGCCGGAGCCCGCAGCAAGGAAAAACCGGTCTGTTTCATCGGCAAGGGCGTCACTTTCGATACGGGCGGGATCAGCATCAAACCAGCCGCCGGTATGGAAGACATGAAATGGGATATGGGCGGGGCCGGGACTGTGACCGGGCTGATGGCCGCCCTCGCTGCCCGCAAGGCAAAGGTCAATGCGATCGGGATTATCGGGCTGGTGGAAAACATGCCCTCCGGCACCGCGCAGCGTCCGGGCGATGTGGTCACCAGCTATTCCGGCCAGACCATCGAGGTTATCAACACCGATGCGGAAGGCCGCCTCGTACTGGCGGATGTGCTGTGGTACGCCCAGCAGAAATACGATCCGCGCATCATGATCGACCTCGCCACGCTGACCGGTGCGATCATTATCGGTCTCGGCCATGAATATGCCGGGCTGTTCAGCAATGATGACACACTGGCCGAGCAGATCGCCAAAGCCGGTGCGGCAACCAACGAGAAAGTCTGGCGGATGCCGATGCATCCCGCTTATGACCGCCAGATTCGCTCCGACATTGCCGATGTGAAAAATGTGGGTGGTCGTCCGGCAGGCTCCATCACCGCCGCCCAGTTCCTCCAACGCTTCGTCAACGGCAAGCCATGGGCACATCTGGACATCGCCGGGATGGCATGGCTGACTCACGATACCAGCCTCGCGGAAAAAGGCGCTGCCGGATATGGCGTGCGTCTGCTCGACCGTCTGGTCGCCGAGTATTACGAAGGCTGA